From Slackia heliotrinireducens DSM 20476:
CTTCGGCAGCGTCGATGTGGCCCAGCTGTCGAACAGGCCCTTCGACAGCATCCTGGACATGAACGAATGCATCATCCGCAATTGGAACGAGCGCGTGAAGCCCGATGACAAGGTCTATATCATCGGCGACTTCATGAACCGCGCCGAAACCAATCCCGAGCATTACCTCTCGCAGCTGCCCGGCCGCAAGCACCTCATCATCGGCAACCACGACCACGGTTGGACGCAGCGCATCGACGTGGACGAATGGTTCGAAGCTGTCGAGTACATGACGGAGATTCTGAGCGGGGGACACCTGATCACGCTCTGCCACTACCCGCTTATGGAATGGCACGGCGGCCGCCACGGTGCGTTCCTCATCCACGGGCACCTGCACGACCGTCGCGACGCGCCGTTCTGGCCGCTGCTCCAGCGCTACAAAACCGCCTTGAACGCAGGTGTGGACATCAACGGGTTTGCGCCGGTCACCTTCGGCGAGCTTGTGGAGAACAACCGCCGCTGGAAGCAGATGGACTAGCTGCCGAAAAGCTGGGCGAATTTGGTGCGGGACTTGCTATATCCGCTGGTCAGATTATGAATCGTTGTCCGGGCGCGAACGCTGATCGCGACCAGGTTGCAACGTATCCAGTACCCGTTCGCCCACCCTTTGGCGCCAGCGGGGCTAAGCGGCGGAAACGCATCTTGCGGCCTGCCGAATCATAAAAAACATGCATCAAGTTCTTCAACGCAAAGCGCGCCATCAACTGCGAATTGAATTACAATAAGAAGCGACATGTCGCGGGGGCCTAGCGGCTGCCGTGGATGTCTTCTTGCTTAGGAGTCCTCATTCAGCAAGGGGGTATTTGCCATGAAGATTGCTCTTTTTCCGGGGTGCATGGTCGACATGATCTACCCGGAGACAGGCATTGCGGCTGTCAATGTTCTGGAGCGGCTTGGCTGCGAAATCAGCCTGCCGGATAAGCAAGTGTGTTGTGGGCA
This genomic window contains:
- a CDS encoding metallophosphoesterase, whose amino-acid sequence is MDYFTSDLHFGSVDVAQLSNRPFDSILDMNECIIRNWNERVKPDDKVYIIGDFMNRAETNPEHYLSQLPGRKHLIIGNHDHGWTQRIDVDEWFEAVEYMTEILSGGHLITLCHYPLMEWHGGRHGAFLIHGHLHDRRDAPFWPLLQRYKTALNAGVDINGFAPVTFGELVENNRRWKQMD